A genomic window from Pyxicephalus adspersus chromosome 2, UCB_Pads_2.0, whole genome shotgun sequence includes:
- the LARP6 gene encoding la-related protein 6 isoform X2, producing MSQCGPSDEPLLVAGIPSFSMEPASEQDLVAVPGGKAAGSSWDLGTQVQIRVAIEAADDDDGVDFRGGLEGSCSEDDYSRNDKYSGAATSGGENDGDELDQDWKPPDPELIQKLVVQIEYYLSDENLEKDAFLLKHVRRNKMGFVSVKLLTSFKKVKHLTRDWRTTAYALRFSDILELNEDNRKVRRKTPVPVFPSENLPSKMLLVYDLHCIPELHCLDKEQENGGMQEKIMEQLLKSFGAFGSISSIRILKPGRDLPSDVKRFSSRYSQVGTMDCAIVEFEEVEAAIKAHETLNAESETEESIKVVLIGMKPPKKKIQKDRTKEDDTKNTRKNKSLNKRVEELQYVGDELAAYSSSEPDSNPNSPMIGRKIQSTNKLSPSAYPNNHLSPNASPRNSPWSSPCGQRKGVKHSPLADSMSPETSRRSMEYSSDSSITPSSSPWVQRRRQAQTVTQEKSPACSPMLGRKIQNADGLPPGVLRLPRGPDGTKGFHNGIERNKLLQNS from the exons ATGTCACAGTGTGGGCCATCAGATGAGCCATTGCTAGTAGCTGGCATCCCATCCTTCAGCATGGAACCAGCAAGCGAGCAGGATTTGGTGGCAGTGCCCGGGGGAAAGGCTGCTGGCAGCTCCTGGGATCTAGGCACACAGGTACAGATCAGGGTGGCGATAGAGGCAGCGGATGACGATGACGGTGTAGACTTCAGGGGTGGCTTGGAAGGAAGCTGCAGCGAGGACGACTACAGCCGCAACGACAAGTACAG TGGAGCTGCCACAAGTGGGGGTGAGAATGACGGAGATGAACTTGACCAAGACTGGAAGCCTCCAGACCCAGAGCTCATTCAGAAACTTGTTGTACAGATTGAGTACTACCTCTCTGATGAGAACCTGGAGAAAGATGCTTTTCTGCTGAAACATGTCAGAAGAAACAAAATGGGATTTGTCAGTGTTAAATTACTTACCTCTTTCAAAAAG GTAAAACATCTCACTCGTGATTGGAGGACAACTGCATATGCTCTAAGATTTTCGGACATACTTGAACTAAACGAAGATAACCGAAAAGTCAGGAGAAAAACTCCTGTCCCTGTTTTTCCTAGTGAAAACCTCCCAAGCAAGATGCTTTTGGTTTATGACCTCCACTGCATCCCAGAACTGCATTGTCTGGATAAGGAGCAAGAGAATGGAGGTATGCAAGAGAAGATAATGGAGCAGCTCTTGAAGAGCTTTGGGGCTTTTGGTAGCATCTCTTCTATACGTATCCTGAAACCTGGCAGAGATCTGCCATCAGATGTGAAACGATTCAGCAGCCGTTATTCTCAGGTTGGAACCATGGATTGTGCAATTGTAGAATTTGAAGAAGTTGAAGCTGCCATTAAGGCGCATGAAACCTTAAATGCTGAAAGTGAAACAGAAGAAAGCATAAAGGTGGTTCTAATAGGTATGAAGCCACCAAAGAAAAAGATTCAGAAAGATAGGACCAAGGAAGATGACACAAAAAATACACGCAAAAATAAGTCTCTTAATAAAAGAGTTGAGGAACTTCAGTATGTTGGGGATGAGTTAGCAGCATATAGTTCATCAGAGCCAGACAGCAATCCAAACTCCCCAATGATAGGCCGAAAAATTCAGTCTACCAATAAGCTGAGCCCCTCTGCTTATCCAAATAATCACCTGAGCCCAAATGCCTCGCCCAGAAATAGCCCCTGGAGTAGCCCTTGTGGGCAGCGTAAAGGAGTCAAGCATTCTCCACTGGCTGACAGCATGAGCCCAGAGACTTCCAGAAGATCTATGGAATATTCTTCAGACAGCAGCATCACTCCATCCAGCAGTCCTTGGGTCCAGCGAAGACGACAAGCTCAAACAGTCACACAGGAAAAAAGCCCAGCATGCAGTCCAATGTTGGGAAGGAAAATACAGAATGCCGATGGACTTCCCCCTGGAGTCCTGAGGCTTCCAAGAGGTCCAGATGGTACAAAAGGGTTCCATAATGGGATTGAAAGGAATAAGCTTTTGCAGAATTCATGA
- the LARP6 gene encoding la-related protein 6 isoform X3 — protein MLLVYDLHCIPELHCLDKEQENGGMQEKIMEQLLKSFGAFGSISSIRILKPGRDLPSDVKRFSSRYSQVGTMDCAIVEFEEVEAAIKAHETLNAESETEESIKVVLIGMKPPKKKIQKDRTKEDDTKNTRKNKSLNKRVEELQYVGDELAAYSSSEPDSNPNSPMIGRKIQSTNKLSPSAYPNNHLSPNASPRNSPWSSPCGQRKGVKHSPLADSMSPETSRRSMEYSSDSSITPSSSPWVQRRRQAQTVTQEKSPACSPMLGRKIQNADGLPPGVLRLPRGPDGTKGFHNGIERNKLLQNS, from the coding sequence ATGCTTTTGGTTTATGACCTCCACTGCATCCCAGAACTGCATTGTCTGGATAAGGAGCAAGAGAATGGAGGTATGCAAGAGAAGATAATGGAGCAGCTCTTGAAGAGCTTTGGGGCTTTTGGTAGCATCTCTTCTATACGTATCCTGAAACCTGGCAGAGATCTGCCATCAGATGTGAAACGATTCAGCAGCCGTTATTCTCAGGTTGGAACCATGGATTGTGCAATTGTAGAATTTGAAGAAGTTGAAGCTGCCATTAAGGCGCATGAAACCTTAAATGCTGAAAGTGAAACAGAAGAAAGCATAAAGGTGGTTCTAATAGGTATGAAGCCACCAAAGAAAAAGATTCAGAAAGATAGGACCAAGGAAGATGACACAAAAAATACACGCAAAAATAAGTCTCTTAATAAAAGAGTTGAGGAACTTCAGTATGTTGGGGATGAGTTAGCAGCATATAGTTCATCAGAGCCAGACAGCAATCCAAACTCCCCAATGATAGGCCGAAAAATTCAGTCTACCAATAAGCTGAGCCCCTCTGCTTATCCAAATAATCACCTGAGCCCAAATGCCTCGCCCAGAAATAGCCCCTGGAGTAGCCCTTGTGGGCAGCGTAAAGGAGTCAAGCATTCTCCACTGGCTGACAGCATGAGCCCAGAGACTTCCAGAAGATCTATGGAATATTCTTCAGACAGCAGCATCACTCCATCCAGCAGTCCTTGGGTCCAGCGAAGACGACAAGCTCAAACAGTCACACAGGAAAAAAGCCCAGCATGCAGTCCAATGTTGGGAAGGAAAATACAGAATGCCGATGGACTTCCCCCTGGAGTCCTGAGGCTTCCAAGAGGTCCAGATGGTACAAAAGGGTTCCATAATGGGATTGAAAGGAATAAGCTTTTGCAGAATTCATGA
- the LARP6 gene encoding la-related protein 6 isoform X1 yields the protein MYQLMNTFIHCFLILLPSPFQELLCPVYRSEGKWFGCLCGKKKRSLCSAGQVDTIGSEVKFNPQSGSLSVPWGFRVWLWTAGHFCFPYLLQTLQKTVGFPKCFGQMNAIRQLDKASVRHCSNTEVGFTPSAPRVDSIQEISEGRKTCLDLKQDIVDSALKVLCKEQESDIDINCVTEFSADPDVLLEREMCSEIDIGLSFEEDFCAFGHVREPSLVVGECQTDDELNNLFGYLDESMASTMVDFSSSTEDMWLPLEPGGEMLSMPEEWHKVGTARGAGSTLEVDLGFASFPGIECYGIGDHLGQVIITTGPSDGVYKRRHVEGGSSSDEDCLRIDKASGAATSGGENDGDELDQDWKPPDPELIQKLVVQIEYYLSDENLEKDAFLLKHVRRNKMGFVSVKLLTSFKKVKHLTRDWRTTAYALRFSDILELNEDNRKVRRKTPVPVFPSENLPSKMLLVYDLHCIPELHCLDKEQENGGMQEKIMEQLLKSFGAFGSISSIRILKPGRDLPSDVKRFSSRYSQVGTMDCAIVEFEEVEAAIKAHETLNAESETEESIKVVLIGMKPPKKKIQKDRTKEDDTKNTRKNKSLNKRVEELQYVGDELAAYSSSEPDSNPNSPMIGRKIQSTNKLSPSAYPNNHLSPNASPRNSPWSSPCGQRKGVKHSPLADSMSPETSRRSMEYSSDSSITPSSSPWVQRRRQAQTVTQEKSPACSPMLGRKIQNADGLPPGVLRLPRGPDGTKGFHNGIERNKLLQNS from the exons ATGTATCAGTTAATGAACACATTCATCCACTGCTTCCTAATCCTTCTACCATCTCCATTTCAGGAGTTATTATGTCCTGTGTATAGGAGTGAGGGAAAATGGTTTGGCTGTCTGTGTGGAAAGAAGAAAAGATCTCTGTGCAGTGCTGGTCAAGTTGATACCATTGGATCAGAAGTGAAGTTTAACCCTCAGAGTGGGTCACTGTCTGTTCCCTGGGGTTTCAGGGTTTGGCTTTGGACAGCTGGCCACTTCTGCTTTCCATATTTGCTGCAGACGTTGCAAAAAACTGTAGGTTTTCCAAAGTGTTTTGGCCAAATGAATGCTATACGGCAGCTAGATAAAGCTTCAGTAAGGCATTGTTCCAATACTGAGGTGGGATTTACACCCTCTGCTCCTAGAGTAGACTCCATACAAGAGATTTCTGAAGGCAGAAAAACTTGCCTTGACTTAAAGCAAGATATAGTTGATAGTGCTTTGAAGGTTTTGTGCAAAGAGCAAGAATCAGATATTGATATAAACTGTGTGACAGAATTTAGTGCTGACCCTGATGTGCTATTGGAACGTGAAATGTGTTCAGAAATAGATATAGGTTTGAGCTTTGAAGAAGACTTTTGTGCTTTTGGGCATGTAAGAGAACCCTCCTTAGTTGTGGGTGAATGCCAGACTGATGATGAACTGAACAATTTATTTGGTTATTTGGATGAATCAATGGCTTCTACTATGGTGGACTTTAGTTCATCCACTGAAGATATGTGGCTTCCACTAGAACCTGGTGGTGAAATGTTATCCATGCCTGAGGAATGGCACAAAGTAGGCACTGCTAGAGGAGCAGGAAGCACTCTTGAGGTTGATCTGGGCTTTGCATCTTTTCCGGGGATTGAGTGCTATGGAATTGGAGATCATTTAGGTCAGGTTATAATAACTACTGGGCCATCTGATGGGGTTTATAAACGCAGGCATGTAGAAGGCGGAAGCAGCAGTGATGAAGACTGCCTCAGGATTGACAAGGCCAg TGGAGCTGCCACAAGTGGGGGTGAGAATGACGGAGATGAACTTGACCAAGACTGGAAGCCTCCAGACCCAGAGCTCATTCAGAAACTTGTTGTACAGATTGAGTACTACCTCTCTGATGAGAACCTGGAGAAAGATGCTTTTCTGCTGAAACATGTCAGAAGAAACAAAATGGGATTTGTCAGTGTTAAATTACTTACCTCTTTCAAAAAG GTAAAACATCTCACTCGTGATTGGAGGACAACTGCATATGCTCTAAGATTTTCGGACATACTTGAACTAAACGAAGATAACCGAAAAGTCAGGAGAAAAACTCCTGTCCCTGTTTTTCCTAGTGAAAACCTCCCAAGCAAGATGCTTTTGGTTTATGACCTCCACTGCATCCCAGAACTGCATTGTCTGGATAAGGAGCAAGAGAATGGAGGTATGCAAGAGAAGATAATGGAGCAGCTCTTGAAGAGCTTTGGGGCTTTTGGTAGCATCTCTTCTATACGTATCCTGAAACCTGGCAGAGATCTGCCATCAGATGTGAAACGATTCAGCAGCCGTTATTCTCAGGTTGGAACCATGGATTGTGCAATTGTAGAATTTGAAGAAGTTGAAGCTGCCATTAAGGCGCATGAAACCTTAAATGCTGAAAGTGAAACAGAAGAAAGCATAAAGGTGGTTCTAATAGGTATGAAGCCACCAAAGAAAAAGATTCAGAAAGATAGGACCAAGGAAGATGACACAAAAAATACACGCAAAAATAAGTCTCTTAATAAAAGAGTTGAGGAACTTCAGTATGTTGGGGATGAGTTAGCAGCATATAGTTCATCAGAGCCAGACAGCAATCCAAACTCCCCAATGATAGGCCGAAAAATTCAGTCTACCAATAAGCTGAGCCCCTCTGCTTATCCAAATAATCACCTGAGCCCAAATGCCTCGCCCAGAAATAGCCCCTGGAGTAGCCCTTGTGGGCAGCGTAAAGGAGTCAAGCATTCTCCACTGGCTGACAGCATGAGCCCAGAGACTTCCAGAAGATCTATGGAATATTCTTCAGACAGCAGCATCACTCCATCCAGCAGTCCTTGGGTCCAGCGAAGACGACAAGCTCAAACAGTCACACAGGAAAAAAGCCCAGCATGCAGTCCAATGTTGGGAAGGAAAATACAGAATGCCGATGGACTTCCCCCTGGAGTCCTGAGGCTTCCAAGAGGTCCAGATGGTACAAAAGGGTTCCATAATGGGATTGAAAGGAATAAGCTTTTGCAGAATTCATGA